The Algoriphagus halophilus genome window below encodes:
- a CDS encoding precorrin-2 dehydrogenase/sirohydrochlorin ferrochelatase family protein, with amino-acid sequence MNHLYPVFLKVHELNILLVGGGNVGTEKLEFLLKSSPNAQVTAVAKEFSPSFLELASKAETVSMITDAYDEKYLGAKHLVIAATDDKEVNKLIHDQAKERFLLVNVADTPALCDFYLGGIVTKGNLKIAISTNGKSPTAAKRLRQLFEEVLPEEMDELLNNLNAYRDTLKGDFEYKVKAMNKITKGLVTNR; translated from the coding sequence ATGAATCATCTTTACCCTGTTTTTCTAAAAGTTCATGAACTCAATATCCTTCTCGTTGGTGGAGGGAATGTGGGTACTGAAAAATTAGAATTTCTTTTGAAGTCAAGTCCCAATGCCCAGGTCACAGCAGTGGCAAAGGAGTTTTCCCCTTCGTTTTTGGAATTGGCTTCAAAGGCAGAAACTGTTTCTATGATCACCGATGCCTATGATGAAAAATACTTGGGTGCAAAGCACCTGGTAATTGCAGCTACAGATGATAAGGAGGTCAATAAACTGATACATGATCAGGCTAAGGAGCGATTTTTATTGGTGAATGTAGCGGATACACCTGCCCTATGTGACTTTTATTTAGGGGGGATTGTGACCAAAGGAAATTTAAAAATTGCGATCAGTACCAATGGTAAATCCCCTACGGCAGCGAAGAGATTAAGACAATTGTTTGAGGAGGTACTTCCAGAAGAAATGGATGAGTTGTTAAATAACCTGAATGCCTATCGAGATACTTTAAAAGGAGACTTTGAATATAAGGTGAAAGCAATGAATAAAATTACCAAAGGGCTAGTCACAAACCGTTAA
- the cobA gene encoding uroporphyrinogen-III C-methyltransferase → MNKNLNPKVTLVGAGPGDPDLITLKGVLALNQADVVLYDALIDPALLKHAPETAIKIYVGKRVGKHSMPQQDTNELCVSMAIQHGHVVRLKGGDPFVFGRGSEELDYIETFGIKTEVVPGITSAIAVPSAAGIPVTKRSVSESFWVVTGTTSQGELSKDLELAAQSTATVVVLMGTKKLNEIVRVYQDFGKSDLPVAIIQSGTTADEKIVAGVIEDIAQKAFDKHIKAPAIIILGEVVRESQKLAELYREVVKINA, encoded by the coding sequence ATGAACAAAAATTTAAACCCTAAAGTGACCCTCGTGGGAGCGGGTCCGGGAGATCCGGACCTGATCACCCTCAAGGGAGTATTGGCGTTGAATCAGGCTGACGTGGTTCTTTATGATGCCTTAATTGATCCTGCCTTGTTGAAGCACGCACCAGAGACCGCCATCAAAATATATGTTGGGAAAAGAGTAGGAAAACACTCCATGCCGCAGCAAGACACCAATGAACTTTGTGTAAGCATGGCGATTCAGCACGGACATGTGGTCCGATTGAAAGGGGGAGATCCATTTGTTTTTGGGCGTGGGTCGGAAGAACTGGATTACATTGAAACCTTCGGGATAAAAACTGAAGTGGTGCCAGGAATAACCTCCGCCATTGCTGTACCATCTGCTGCGGGAATTCCAGTGACGAAACGTAGTGTTTCAGAAAGTTTTTGGGTGGTGACTGGAACGACTTCGCAAGGAGAGCTTTCCAAGGACCTTGAATTAGCTGCACAATCTACCGCTACTGTGGTAGTTTTGATGGGAACCAAAAAACTAAATGAAATAGTCAGGGTATATCAAGATTTTGGGAAATCTGACTTGCCAGTAGCGATTATTCAAAGCGGGACCACTGCAGATGAGAAAATTGTCGCAGGAGTCATTGAGGATATTGCCCAAAAGGCTTTCGATAAACATATAAAAGCACCTGCTATTATCATTTTGGGAGAAGTAGTAAGAGAAAGTCAAAAATTAGCAGAGCTGTACAGAGAGGTGGTAAAAATTAATGCTTAG
- a CDS encoding nitrite reductase, whose amino-acid sequence MQSFRTELENPIVEKDIIELERKIALFKDGKIDEEKFRSLRLARGVYGQRQQGVQMIRIKLPYGRVSSDQLRRISKVSEEYSTGRLHITTRQDIQIHYVSLDRTPELWAELEKDDVTLREACGNTVRNVTASETAGIDPNEPFDVTPYADATFKYFLRNPVCQEMGRKFKMAFSSSDEDTGLSYLHDLGFIPKVKTINGQEVRGFKVLLGGGLGSQPRHADAVYDFLEADQIIPFIEAVLRIFDRHGERARRNKARMKFLVKDLGLEAFLELVEQEKKALPFSTYPIDAATYDSSQTLPNAPEANLDAEPGLDYELWKLTNVLPQKQEGFVSIGVRVPLGDFYIDQARKLADLVETYANSELRFTLRQNFLIRDVREDLAPYFHQELKKIGLAEGGYNSLADITACPGTDTCNLGIASSTGIAAELEKVILAEYPQYLKNKDLVIKISGCMNACGQHNMAHIGFQGMSMKAGKVVIPALQVLLGGGNLGDGNGRFADKVTKIPSKRGPEALRLLLNDFQENAAGKDFLSYYDEKGQIYFYELLKELGDASTVTPADFIDWGNTEEYKVAVGVGECAGVVLDLVATLLLEAYEKIDLGKEALEEGRWSDSIYHHYAGLINAAKAILLGENVTTNSYANIIAKFDENFVEKGKIDLGGTFAEKVYQINKDEPTEEFAKAYAAQALEIYDLLKSYREEEVEA is encoded by the coding sequence ATGCAAAGCTTTAGAACCGAATTAGAAAATCCTATTGTAGAAAAAGATATCATCGAGTTGGAGCGCAAAATAGCGCTGTTTAAAGATGGTAAAATTGATGAAGAGAAATTCAGAAGCCTGCGTCTTGCCAGAGGAGTATATGGGCAAAGACAACAGGGTGTTCAGATGATCCGAATCAAATTACCCTATGGTAGGGTGAGTTCGGATCAGCTAAGAAGAATCTCAAAAGTTTCTGAAGAATATTCTACCGGAAGATTACATATTACCACTCGTCAGGATATTCAGATTCACTATGTGAGTTTGGATAGAACACCTGAACTCTGGGCTGAGTTGGAGAAGGATGATGTAACCTTGCGAGAAGCATGTGGAAATACCGTTAGGAATGTCACTGCTTCAGAAACTGCAGGTATTGATCCGAATGAACCATTTGATGTGACTCCTTATGCTGATGCTACCTTCAAATACTTTTTGAGAAATCCAGTTTGCCAGGAAATGGGAAGAAAGTTTAAAATGGCTTTCTCTTCTTCAGATGAGGATACTGGATTGAGCTACCTACATGATTTGGGGTTCATTCCAAAAGTGAAAACAATCAATGGGCAAGAAGTTCGTGGATTTAAAGTGTTGTTAGGAGGAGGGTTAGGTTCTCAACCTAGACATGCCGATGCAGTATATGATTTTCTGGAAGCAGATCAGATTATCCCTTTTATTGAGGCGGTTTTGAGGATTTTTGACCGTCATGGTGAAAGGGCAAGAAGAAATAAAGCAAGAATGAAGTTCTTGGTAAAGGATTTGGGCTTGGAAGCATTTCTGGAATTAGTAGAACAAGAAAAGAAAGCATTGCCTTTCTCTACCTATCCTATTGATGCAGCTACCTATGATTCATCGCAAACCTTGCCCAATGCCCCTGAAGCTAATTTAGATGCAGAGCCAGGTTTGGATTATGAGCTTTGGAAATTAACCAATGTCCTTCCTCAAAAACAAGAGGGTTTTGTTTCTATTGGGGTACGAGTTCCATTGGGCGATTTTTACATCGATCAAGCAAGAAAATTGGCAGACTTGGTGGAAACTTATGCTAATTCTGAGCTTCGTTTTACACTTCGACAGAATTTCTTGATTCGTGATGTGAGAGAGGATTTAGCTCCTTATTTTCATCAGGAATTAAAGAAAATCGGTTTGGCTGAAGGAGGATATAACTCTTTGGCGGATATTACCGCATGCCCAGGTACTGATACCTGTAATCTGGGAATTGCCAGTTCAACAGGAATTGCGGCAGAACTGGAGAAAGTGATTTTGGCGGAATACCCTCAGTATTTGAAAAACAAAGACTTGGTGATCAAGATCTCAGGTTGTATGAATGCCTGTGGGCAGCACAATATGGCGCATATAGGTTTTCAGGGAATGTCTATGAAAGCTGGAAAAGTGGTAATTCCCGCTCTGCAAGTACTGTTAGGTGGCGGAAACCTTGGAGATGGAAATGGCAGGTTTGCAGATAAAGTGACCAAAATTCCAAGTAAAAGAGGGCCAGAAGCATTACGCCTTTTATTGAATGATTTTCAAGAAAATGCTGCTGGAAAAGACTTTCTATCCTATTATGATGAAAAAGGACAGATCTATTTTTATGAGCTTTTAAAGGAATTAGGAGATGCTTCTACCGTGACTCCAGCTGATTTTATAGACTGGGGGAATACTGAGGAGTATAAAGTTGCCGTAGGGGTTGGAGAATGTGCCGGAGTGGTATTGGACTTGGTGGCTACCTTGCTATTGGAAGCTTACGAGAAAATTGATCTTGGAAAAGAAGCTCTGGAAGAAGGTAGATGGTCAGATAGTATCTATCATCATTATGCAGGCTTAATTAATGCTGCAAAAGCAATCCTTCTTGGTGAAAATGTAACCACGAATAGTTATGCGAATATCATCGCAAAGTTTGATGAAAACTTTGTCGAAAAAGGGAAGATTGATTTAGGAGGAACTTTCGCAGAGAAAGTTTATCAGATCAATAAAGATGAGCCTACGGAAGAGTTTGCAAAAGCTTATGCTGCTCAAGCTTTGGAAATCTATGACTTACTGAAAAGCTACAGAGAGGAAGAGGTAGAGGCATGA
- a CDS encoding sulfate adenylyltransferase subunit 1 translates to MSENRKLIKIATAGSVDDGKSTLIGRLLYDTKSLTTDKIEAIERSSKQRGYDYLDFSLATDGLVAEREQGITIDVAHIYFNTEKTNFIVADTPGHVEYTRNMVTGASTSQVAIILIDARKGVIEQTYRHFFISNLLRMSHVVVAINKMDLVNYDEEVFLNIKKDFDELVAKSDFSEDQITFIPVSALNGENIARKSEEMPWYIGNSLLDHLEVLEPEDLQESSVARFPVQYVIRPKTEAFHDFRGFSGKLYGGSLKVGDEVTLLPSMNTSSIKSIHFFDQELDEAAPGSSITVTLNSEVDLSRGDMLVKSDAVPRSEKQISATICQVNSKGLRVGAKYILQHGVNRVLAKVDQIESKIHTDFSGSEEADQLKLNDIGKVKFRLSKPIHFDSYKENKSNGSFILIEEGEFDTVSVGFID, encoded by the coding sequence ATGTCTGAAAATAGAAAACTTATCAAAATCGCTACTGCCGGATCCGTGGATGATGGCAAAAGCACCTTGATCGGACGATTATTATATGATACGAAGTCATTGACTACGGATAAAATCGAAGCAATCGAACGTAGCTCTAAGCAGCGAGGATACGATTATCTTGATTTTTCTCTGGCGACGGATGGTTTGGTGGCAGAACGTGAGCAAGGGATCACCATCGACGTAGCCCATATTTATTTCAATACAGAAAAAACAAACTTCATCGTAGCAGATACTCCTGGACATGTGGAATATACCCGAAATATGGTGACGGGTGCTTCTACTTCACAGGTGGCTATAATTTTGATTGATGCCCGTAAAGGCGTAATCGAGCAAACATATAGACATTTCTTTATTTCCAATTTGCTTCGAATGAGCCATGTAGTGGTCGCTATCAACAAAATGGATTTGGTCAATTATGACGAGGAAGTGTTTCTAAACATCAAAAAGGATTTTGATGAGTTGGTAGCTAAATCTGATTTCTCAGAAGATCAAATCACCTTTATACCTGTATCGGCTTTAAATGGTGAAAATATTGCCAGAAAGTCAGAGGAAATGCCTTGGTACATTGGAAATTCCTTATTGGATCACTTGGAGGTTTTGGAGCCAGAAGATTTACAGGAAAGCTCAGTGGCAAGATTCCCGGTTCAATACGTAATCCGACCGAAAACAGAAGCCTTTCATGACTTTAGGGGATTCTCCGGAAAATTGTACGGTGGAAGTTTGAAAGTTGGAGATGAAGTGACTTTACTTCCCTCCATGAATACTTCCTCTATCAAAAGTATTCACTTCTTTGACCAAGAGTTGGATGAGGCGGCCCCAGGAAGTTCGATTACAGTAACTTTGAATTCAGAAGTAGATTTGAGCCGAGGTGATATGTTAGTCAAAAGTGATGCTGTTCCAAGAAGTGAAAAGCAGATTTCGGCCACTATTTGTCAGGTAAATAGCAAAGGTCTTCGAGTAGGAGCTAAGTATATTTTGCAGCACGGAGTCAATCGAGTACTGGCAAAAGTGGATCAAATTGAATCTAAAATTCATACAGATTTTTCTGGATCAGAGGAGGCAGATCAATTGAAATTGAATGATATCGGAAAGGTGAAATTTAGGTTGAGTAAACCTATTCATTTTGATTCTTATAAAGAGAATAAGTCAAACGGAAGTTTTATCCTGATTGAAGAAGGTGAATTTGATACCGTTTCAGTTGGCTTCATCGATTGA
- a CDS encoding phosphoadenylyl-sulfate reductase, producing the protein MTLKKNMHELEAQLNQLSAQEGLALIADLFPGKVTFSTSLGQEDQVITQLIADAHLPISIFSLDTGRLFPETLELLSRTEAKYKQQIKVYYPNTESVEKLVSEIGINGFYESVENRKSCCFVRKVEPLKRALAGNEVWVTGLRAEQSANRSDMKRIEWDEGNQILKFNPLLDWTFDEMIAYISEKSIPYNPLHDKGFISIGCAPCTRAIMEGEDARAGRWWWEDSKKECGLHAK; encoded by the coding sequence ATGACACTCAAAAAGAATATGCATGAACTGGAAGCTCAGTTAAATCAACTGAGTGCACAGGAAGGGTTGGCACTCATTGCTGATCTTTTTCCGGGAAAAGTAACTTTCTCCACCTCCTTGGGGCAGGAAGATCAGGTGATTACCCAGCTGATTGCCGATGCACATTTGCCTATATCTATATTTTCTTTGGACACAGGAAGATTATTCCCCGAAACCTTAGAATTACTTTCTAGGACGGAGGCAAAGTACAAGCAACAGATCAAGGTGTATTATCCGAATACTGAATCAGTGGAAAAATTGGTTTCCGAGATCGGGATCAATGGGTTTTATGAGTCTGTAGAAAATAGAAAGTCTTGTTGCTTTGTCCGTAAAGTGGAGCCTTTAAAAAGGGCATTGGCAGGAAATGAGGTTTGGGTGACGGGACTTCGTGCAGAGCAGTCTGCCAATAGATCTGATATGAAGCGAATAGAATGGGATGAGGGAAATCAGATCTTAAAATTCAATCCCTTATTGGATTGGACTTTTGATGAGATGATAGCTTATATCTCTGAAAAGAGCATTCCTTATAATCCTCTACATGACAAAGGATTCATCAGTATTGGGTGTGCACCTTGTACTAGAGCCATTATGGAAGGTGAAGATGCCAGAGCTGGCAGATGGTGGTGGGAAGATTCCAAAAAAGAGTGCGGGCTACATGCCAAGTAA
- the metK gene encoding methionine adenosyltransferase, with the protein MAYLFTSESVSEGHPDKIADQISDALIDNFLAFDPNSKVACETLVTTGQVVLAGEVKSDIYLDVQKIARDVINRIGYTKSDYMFEGNSCGVLSAIHEQSQDINQGVDRKSPEEQGAGDQGMMFGYATNETENYMPLALDLSHMILRELAALRRENKEITYLRPDSKAQVTIEYSDDNVPQRIEAIVVSTQHDDFDEEEAMLAKIKSDIVSILIPRVIAQLKPEIQKLFTDDIKYHINPTGKFVIGGPHGDTGLTGRKIIVDTYGGKGAHGGGAFSGKDPSKVDRSAAYATRHIAKNMVAAGVADEILVQVSYAIGVAAPMGIYVNTYGTAKVDMHDGEIAKKVEELFDMRPYAIEQRLKLRNPIYEETAAYGHMGRQNEVVSKTFLSPYRDEITLEVELFTWEKLDFVDKIKSAFGL; encoded by the coding sequence ATGGCATATTTATTTACCTCAGAGTCAGTATCTGAGGGGCATCCAGATAAAATTGCGGATCAAATTTCCGACGCATTAATTGATAATTTTTTGGCATTTGATCCTAATTCTAAGGTTGCTTGTGAAACTTTGGTGACTACAGGACAAGTAGTCTTGGCCGGAGAAGTAAAATCCGATATTTATTTGGACGTACAGAAAATCGCACGTGATGTGATTAACCGGATAGGATATACCAAATCCGATTACATGTTCGAAGGTAATTCTTGTGGTGTTTTATCTGCGATTCATGAACAATCTCAAGACATTAATCAAGGAGTAGATCGAAAGAGCCCTGAAGAACAAGGAGCTGGTGATCAGGGGATGATGTTTGGATATGCAACCAATGAGACTGAGAACTATATGCCTTTGGCATTGGATCTTTCTCATATGATCCTTCGGGAATTGGCCGCATTAAGGAGAGAAAATAAAGAGATCACCTACTTGAGGCCAGATTCTAAAGCCCAGGTAACTATCGAATATTCTGATGACAATGTACCTCAAAGAATAGAAGCAATTGTAGTTTCTACTCAGCATGATGATTTTGATGAGGAAGAGGCGATGCTTGCTAAGATCAAATCAGATATTGTTTCTATCCTGATTCCAAGGGTGATCGCACAATTAAAGCCAGAAATTCAGAAGCTATTTACAGACGATATTAAATACCATATTAACCCGACAGGTAAATTCGTAATTGGAGGTCCTCATGGTGATACTGGATTAACGGGAAGAAAGATCATCGTGGATACTTATGGAGGTAAAGGGGCTCATGGTGGAGGTGCATTCTCTGGGAAAGACCCTTCAAAAGTAGATAGATCTGCTGCCTATGCCACCCGACATATTGCCAAAAACATGGTAGCTGCTGGAGTTGCTGACGAGATCTTAGTTCAGGTTTCTTATGCGATCGGAGTAGCTGCTCCAATGGGTATCTATGTAAATACTTATGGCACTGCTAAAGTAGATATGCATGATGGGGAAATTGCCAAAAAAGTAGAAGAGCTATTTGATATGAGACCTTATGCAATCGAACAACGATTGAAGTTGAGAAATCCGATTTATGAGGAAACCGCTGCCTATGGCCATATGGGAAGACAAAATGAAGTCGTTTCAAAAACTTTCCTTTCTCCTTATAGAGATGAAATCACCTTAGAGGTAGAGCTCTTTACTTGGGAAAAATTAGATTTTGTAGACAAGATTAAATCCGCATTCGGATTATAA
- the cysD gene encoding sulfate adenylyltransferase subunit CysD, whose amino-acid sequence MNNLLIPNPKEAESIHIIREVAAQFERPVLLFSGGKDSITLVRLAQKAFYPAKIPFPLLHVDTGHNFPETIEFRDKLVEELGLELIVRNVQDSIDQGKVREERGRYSSRNSLQTTTLLDAIEEFKFDACIGGARRDEEKARAKERVFSVRDDFGQWDEKNQRPELFDMLNGKIHVGQNVRCFPISNWTELDVWEYIKTENIEIPSIYFAHEREVFFRDGMIWTANEHVYREEHEEVTVKMVRFRTVGDMTCTAAVLSEAVSLEDVVGEIRASTISERGARIDDKRSEAAMETRKKVGYF is encoded by the coding sequence ATGAACAACCTATTAATACCTAATCCAAAAGAAGCAGAATCGATCCACATCATTCGTGAAGTGGCGGCTCAGTTTGAGCGTCCGGTTTTGCTTTTTTCAGGTGGAAAAGACTCGATTACATTAGTTAGACTTGCTCAAAAAGCATTTTATCCAGCAAAGATTCCTTTCCCTTTATTACATGTAGATACGGGGCATAATTTCCCAGAGACGATTGAGTTTAGAGACAAATTAGTAGAGGAACTAGGGCTGGAATTAATTGTAAGAAATGTTCAGGACTCCATCGATCAAGGAAAAGTTAGAGAGGAAAGAGGCAGGTATTCTAGCCGAAATTCCCTTCAAACTACCACCCTTTTGGATGCGATAGAAGAATTCAAATTTGATGCTTGTATCGGTGGTGCGCGAAGGGATGAGGAAAAAGCCAGGGCCAAAGAGCGGGTTTTCTCTGTCAGAGATGATTTCGGTCAATGGGATGAGAAAAATCAACGTCCTGAGCTTTTTGATATGCTCAATGGTAAAATTCATGTAGGACAAAATGTAAGGTGTTTCCCAATTTCCAATTGGACTGAATTGGACGTTTGGGAATATATCAAAACAGAAAATATTGAAATTCCATCGATTTACTTTGCCCATGAGCGGGAAGTTTTCTTTAGAGATGGAATGATCTGGACTGCTAATGAGCATGTCTATAGAGAGGAACATGAAGAGGTAACCGTAAAAATGGTGCGATTCAGAACTGTAGGGGACATGACCTGTACCGCAGCAGTACTTTCTGAAGCAGTTTCATTAGAGGATGTAGTAGGAGAAATCAGAGCATCTACCATTTCTGAACGGGGGGCAAGAATTGACGATAAGCGCTCTGAAGCTGCTATGGAAACTAGAAAGAAAGTGGGATACTTTTAG
- a CDS encoding DUF885 family protein: MKLKILLFTYLTFFCSLLFHCHAMAMQPVSSYNELVALFKNWRAFETPPLHEGAPDYRKETFEKRQTEFKKIQTQFSQLDTSGWTIPEQVDYRIVKAELNGYDFNQRILKPWERDPAFYKTIWTERSDVPAHEGPTHHGVLELWQYEFPLQGESLSKFIKEIKIIPALNQQAKQNLTGNARELWAAGIPSIATQVIDLDNILKLEGVSDQPELVNTLNEAKIATQDLVTWLEKEALTKTGESGIGKENYTWYLQNVHLVPLTWEDEVMILKRELARAWSSLKLEEYRNAGLPELKDASSPEEFDLMAEESVKSILTFLDEKDIVTVKEYFEPALREHMGSFIPKEKRNFFTIGMHYDPRPLYSHFYHWFELARMDNEPHPSEIRKAPLLYNIWDSRNEGTATAVEEIFMDAGLYKDSPRSREIVYIMIAQRAARGLGSLYAQANEMTMVEAGGIHSNYTPRGWMKTEKELLLFEQHLYMRQPGYGSSYITGKYLLENAMADYFRINEGRSFPLKEFFDKLNSIGSIPISLGHWEMTGIDQKPGK, translated from the coding sequence ATGAAGCTTAAAATTTTACTTTTCACCTATCTGACATTCTTTTGCTCACTCCTCTTTCATTGTCATGCAATGGCAATGCAACCAGTTTCATCCTACAATGAATTAGTAGCACTATTTAAAAACTGGAGGGCATTTGAAACTCCACCATTACATGAAGGGGCGCCCGATTACCGAAAGGAAACTTTTGAGAAAAGACAAACTGAGTTTAAGAAAATCCAAACTCAATTTTCCCAACTCGACACTTCTGGTTGGACTATTCCAGAGCAAGTGGATTATCGAATTGTAAAAGCGGAATTAAATGGGTATGATTTTAATCAACGAATCCTTAAACCTTGGGAAAGAGATCCTGCTTTTTATAAAACCATCTGGACTGAAAGAAGTGATGTTCCTGCCCATGAAGGACCGACCCATCATGGGGTTTTAGAACTTTGGCAATACGAATTTCCTTTGCAAGGTGAATCTCTTTCTAAATTTATAAAGGAAATTAAAATCATTCCTGCTTTAAACCAACAAGCCAAGCAAAACCTAACGGGAAATGCCAGAGAATTGTGGGCTGCAGGCATTCCTTCTATTGCTACACAGGTCATAGACTTGGATAATATTCTGAAACTAGAAGGGGTTTCTGATCAACCGGAATTAGTAAATACCCTAAATGAAGCCAAAATCGCTACTCAAGACCTAGTCACTTGGTTAGAGAAAGAAGCTTTGACCAAAACCGGAGAATCCGGTATAGGGAAAGAAAATTACACATGGTATTTACAAAATGTACATTTAGTACCCTTAACCTGGGAAGATGAGGTAATGATCTTGAAACGGGAGTTAGCAAGAGCTTGGTCTTCCTTGAAACTTGAAGAGTATAGAAATGCAGGACTGCCTGAATTGAAAGATGCAAGTTCACCCGAAGAATTTGACCTCATGGCCGAAGAATCAGTAAAAAGCATCTTGACATTCTTAGATGAAAAAGACATCGTCACAGTCAAAGAGTATTTTGAGCCGGCACTTAGAGAACACATGGGTTCATTTATTCCTAAAGAAAAACGAAACTTCTTTACCATAGGGATGCATTATGATCCAAGGCCATTGTATTCTCACTTTTATCATTGGTTTGAACTGGCAAGAATGGATAACGAACCTCACCCAAGTGAAATAAGAAAAGCTCCTTTATTATATAATATTTGGGATTCAAGAAATGAAGGGACCGCCACTGCTGTAGAGGAAATTTTTATGGATGCTGGGCTTTATAAAGACTCCCCTCGATCCAGAGAAATCGTTTACATCATGATTGCACAAAGAGCTGCAAGAGGTTTGGGTTCTCTCTATGCACAAGCTAATGAAATGACCATGGTAGAAGCTGGTGGGATTCATTCCAATTACACCCCTCGAGGCTGGATGAAAACTGAAAAAGAATTACTTCTTTTTGAGCAACATTTATATATGAGACAACCAGGCTATGGAAGTAGTTATATCACTGGGAAGTATTTACTGGAAAATGCAATGGCAGATTATTTCAGGATCAATGAAGGCAGGTCTTTTCCATTAAAAGAATTCTTTGACAAACTTAATTCAATTGGAAGCATTCCTATTTCACTTGGGCATTGGGAAATGACAGGTATTGATCAGAAACCTGGCAAATAA
- a CDS encoding D-alanine--D-alanine ligase, with the protein MKKKIALVTGGFTGESVISLKSAAVVEKTIDRNLYDIYKILIYPGDWYFLNDAGIKIPVNLNDFSIEVDGQKITFDGVFNILHGSPGEDGKLAGYFDMIGIPYTTCDQLTSAITMNKGYTKAIVDDIEELHIAKSLQLFENSTENQEKVVNELTLPLFIKPNNGGSSIGMSKVKTWEELPEALDKAFGEDKQVLVEEFVSGREFSIGCFKGKGNIQVLPATEIVSSKEFFDYEAKYVAGVTEEITPGRMNEEEVERVNRIIPKIYEKLNCKGAVRIDYFLQKETGKFYFIEINTVPGQTETSLISQQVRAIGMEVKDFYTQIIEEMF; encoded by the coding sequence ATGAAGAAGAAAATAGCTCTGGTGACTGGAGGATTTACCGGTGAGTCAGTCATTTCATTAAAAAGTGCGGCAGTTGTTGAAAAAACAATTGACCGAAACCTTTATGATATTTATAAAATTCTGATTTATCCCGGCGACTGGTATTTTTTAAATGATGCGGGAATTAAAATTCCGGTCAACTTGAATGACTTTAGCATTGAAGTAGATGGCCAAAAAATCACCTTTGACGGTGTCTTCAATATCCTCCACGGATCGCCAGGAGAAGACGGAAAGCTAGCCGGGTATTTTGATATGATTGGAATCCCTTATACCACCTGTGATCAATTGACTTCAGCCATCACCATGAATAAGGGCTATACCAAGGCAATTGTAGATGACATTGAGGAATTACACATTGCAAAGTCTCTCCAACTTTTTGAAAACTCTACCGAGAATCAAGAAAAAGTGGTGAATGAGTTAACTCTACCCTTGTTTATCAAACCAAACAATGGCGGAAGTTCCATTGGCATGAGTAAAGTCAAAACTTGGGAGGAATTACCAGAAGCCTTGGACAAAGCTTTTGGTGAAGACAAGCAAGTCTTAGTGGAAGAATTCGTTTCAGGAAGGGAATTTTCTATAGGTTGCTTCAAAGGCAAAGGAAATATCCAGGTATTACCTGCTACAGAAATAGTGAGCAGCAAAGAGTTTTTTGATTATGAAGCAAAATACGTGGCAGGGGTAACAGAAGAAATTACTCCTGGCAGAATGAATGAAGAAGAGGTAGAAAGAGTCAATCGCATCATCCCAAAAATTTATGAAAAACTGAACTGCAAAGGTGCTGTGAGAATCGATTACTTTCTTCAAAAAGAAACCGGTAAATTCTACTTTATTGAAATCAATACCGTGCCTGGTCAAACTGAAACAAGCCTGATTTCCCAACAGGTCCGTGCAATTGGCATGGAGGTAAAAGACTTCTACACCCAAATAATTGAAGAAATGTTTTAA
- a CDS encoding DUF2061 domain-containing protein — protein sequence MILDQPLKKLFSNKSGKDSNAKSLLKSISWRIVGTIDTIIISYFVTGQFVMAISIGSVEVFSKIILYYLHERVWEAAPKAKEDDTQKEYA from the coding sequence ATGATTTTAGATCAACCACTTAAGAAACTATTTAGCAACAAGTCTGGAAAAGACAGCAATGCAAAGAGTCTGCTCAAGTCAATTTCTTGGAGAATTGTAGGGACGATTGATACGATTATTATTTCCTATTTCGTCACCGGGCAATTTGTAATGGCCATATCAATTGGTTCTGTGGAAGTGTTCTCTAAGATTATTTTATACTATTTACACGAGCGAGTTTGGGAAGCTGCACCTAAAGCAAAAGAAGATGACACTCAAAAAGAATATGCATGA